GGTTTGAATACTCTTTTTCCAGCTTCGCGATGCTGGCCCAAAAGGGAGGATTGTCGACTCCCTCGAGCCGGGCCTTGAGCACGCCGAGGTGGGTGTGCCATCCGCCGGCGACGCTCAGCATGCCCTCGCGATCGGCCAAATGACGATGGGTCAGCACCAGTAGCACTTGGCCGTCCCTCGGGCTCAGCTCGAAGGTGACCTCGGAGGGAATCTTGCCCTCGCCCTCGAACCAAGTGAAGGTCAACAGTCGGGGTGGCTCGCAAGCCAGAACTCGACCGTGACTGGACATGCCCTCGTATTTGCAGAATTTCTCGGGCGTCGCTTCGTCTTTCGCCGCAAGCTGGGAATTGCGGAAGGTCAGCTCGACGCCGCCGCCGACTCGGAGCTCCATCGGGCCGGCGGCCAGCCAGCTCCGGCGCTTTTCCGACTCGGTGAGAAAGGCCCAGACCCGCTCGATCGGTCCGGGGA
Above is a window of bacterium DNA encoding:
- a CDS encoding SRPBCC family protein, coding for MTEYAKKIDETTVRFERLLPGPIERVWAFLTESEKRRSWLAAGPMELRVGGGVELTFRNSQLAAKDEATPEKFCKYEGMSSHGRVLACEPPRLLTFTWFEGEGKIPSEVTFELSPRDGQVLLVLTHRHLADREGMLSVAGGWHTHLGVLKARLEGVDNPPFWASIAKLEKEYSNRL